The Saccharothrix variisporea genome has a segment encoding these proteins:
- a CDS encoding 50S ribosomal protein L25/general stress protein Ctc, translated as MSEVRLAAEERTEFGKGAARRTRRAGKIPAVLYGHGSDPKHLALPALEFARVVREHGHNAVLTLDIDSTSELALTKTVTTHPIKNYIEHVDLLLVQRGEKVTVDVPIVVSGEPAAATLVTQDLTTVQVEAEALHIPEQIELSIEGVEAGTQIHASDLKLPSGVGLVTDAEALVLAVNAAPTAAELDGGEGEAAADTEATEES; from the coding sequence GTGTCCGAGGTCCGTCTCGCCGCAGAGGAGCGCACCGAGTTCGGCAAGGGCGCCGCCCGCCGCACCCGTCGTGCCGGAAAGATCCCCGCGGTGCTCTACGGCCACGGCTCCGACCCGAAGCACCTGGCCCTGCCGGCGCTCGAGTTCGCCCGTGTCGTCCGCGAGCACGGTCACAACGCAGTTCTGACGCTGGACATCGACTCCACGAGCGAACTCGCGCTGACCAAGACCGTCACCACGCACCCGATCAAGAACTACATCGAGCACGTGGACCTGCTGCTGGTGCAGCGGGGCGAGAAGGTCACCGTCGACGTGCCGATCGTCGTCAGCGGTGAGCCCGCCGCCGCCACCCTGGTCACCCAGGACCTGACCACGGTCCAGGTCGAGGCCGAGGCGCTGCACATCCCGGAGCAGATCGAGCTGTCGATCGAGGGCGTCGAGGCCGGCACCCAGATCCACGCGTCCGACCTGAAGCTGCCCTCCGGTGTCGGCCTGGTGACCGACGCCGAGGCGCTGGTCCTCGCCGTGAACGCCGCCCCGACGGCCGCCGAGCTGGACGGTGGCGAGGGCGAGGCCGCCGCGGACACCGAGGCCACCGAAGAGAGCTGA